A genome region from Setaria italica strain Yugu1 chromosome III, Setaria_italica_v2.0, whole genome shotgun sequence includes the following:
- the LOC101767682 gene encoding E3 ubiquitin-protein ligase RNF4, producing the protein MSTVSSTRRAPRRLSQDGSADKVVVNLEASSPVVGSSLSFPVAGSRRGVSATVAGAQNSPIDVEAIEDEVQAISPSRVPPPRNMRTRRQPVTVVDLEVEGSQQGNKRQRVVHCLSQNRGEGSSFQANKEVPKEPTFTCPICWNKMWEPATTPCGHIFCNTCIKQAIKIQKKCPTCRKGLRATSVHRIYLPSTAS; encoded by the exons ATGAGCACTGTCAGCAGCACAAGGCGTGCGCCGAGGAGACTGTCGCAAGATGGGTCTGCTGATAAAGTAGTGGTGAACTTGGAAGCAAGCTCCCCAGTGGTGGGAAGTTCACTGAGCTTCCCGGTGGCAGGAAGCCGTCGGGGAGTATCAGCCACTGTTGCTGGCGCACAAAACTCACCTATTGATGTGGAAGCCATTGAAGATGAAGTGCAGGCAATATCGCCATCACGAGTACCCCCTCCA AGAAACATGAGAACCAGGAGGCAACCTGTAACGGTGGTTGACTTGGAGGTAGAGGGTAGCCAGCAAG GGAACAAGCGCCAAAGGGTTGTACATTGCCTCTCTCAAAATAGGGGAGAAGGGTCCAGCTTTCAG GCAAATAAGGAGGTCCCCAAGGAACCAACTTTTACCTGCCCGATATGTTGGAATAAGATGTGGGAGCCCGCCACAACACCTTGTGGCCATATCTTCTGCAACACGTGCATTAAGCAAGCCATCAAGATTCAGAAGAAATGTCCTACGTGCAGGAAGGGCCTGAGAGCAACTAGCGTCCATCGTATTTATCTTCCAAGCACCGCTAGTTaa
- the LOC101768084 gene encoding soluble inorganic pyrophosphatase, which produces MSEEDKTAAAAAAEQPKRAPKLNERILSSLSRRSVAAHPWHDLEIGPGAPAVFNVVVEITKGSKVKYELDKKTGLIKVDRVLYSSVVYPHNYGFIPRTLCEDNDPMDVLVLMQEPVIPGSFLRARAIGLMPMIDQGEKDDKIIAVCADDPEYRHYNDISELSPHRLQEIKRFFEDYKKNENKEVAVDEFLPATTARDAIQYSMDLYAQYILQSLRQ; this is translated from the exons ATGAGTGAAGAGGATaagactgctgctgctgctgctgctgagcagCCGAAGCGAGCCCCTAAACTCAATGAAAGGATCCTCTCTTCTCTGTCCAGGAGATCAGTAGCTGCTCATCCATGGCATGATCTTGAGATCG GTCCTGGGGCTCCTGCTGTCTTCAATGTT GTTGTTGAGATTACAAAGGGAAGCAAAGTTAAATATGAGCTTGACAAGAAAACTGGACTGATTAAG GTTGATCGAGTCCTGTACTCATCAGTTGTGTACCCTCACAATTATGGTTTCATTCCGAGGACTCTTTGTGAAGACAACGACCCAATGGATGTTTTGGTCTTAATGCAG GAGCCTGTTATTCCTGGTTCATTCCTCCGGGCAAGAGCCATTGGTCTTATGCCCATGATTGACCAG GGTGAAAAGGATGACAAGATAATAGCTGTCTGTGCTGATGATCCTGAATACCGTCACTACAATGACATCAGTGAGCTGTCTCCTCACCGCCTGCAAGAGATCAAGCGCTTCTTTGAAGACT ACAAGAAAAATGAGAACAAAGAGGTTGCTGTTGACGAATTCTTGCCTGCGACCACTGCTCGAGATgccattcagtactccat GGATCTGTATGCGCAGTATATTTTGCAAAGCTTGAGGCAGTAG